In Humulus lupulus chromosome 6, drHumLupu1.1, whole genome shotgun sequence, a single genomic region encodes these proteins:
- the LOC133782573 gene encoding uncharacterized protein LOC133782573, giving the protein MDPFDEHLEEYLEGDDEQVDVDSIDEQTDGGSMDVDHEEEDNNKENAEDKKKTHKRTRGIVRLTKIIADKIKGIKRHLRFNSRGQSIGTPNRELQCYLGMQAKSMVPIDIDNWREVPKSILDSLWKDVNLAFHLDENMRNNIIGSVGNKWRQFKCNLNKKFIVPYLNDPSLLEAKPRGLDKPPPSYHIEETHWKEFVKRRTSKEFQDFRKLQQERRNHLK; this is encoded by the exons ATGGACCCATTTGATGAGCACCTTGAGGAGTACCTAGAGGGTGATGATGAGCAAGTTGATGTTGATTCCATCGATGAGCAGACTGATGGTGGTTCCATGGATGTTGACCACGAGGAGGAGGATAATAATAAAGAGAACGCGGAAGATAAAAAGAAAACACATAAGCGAACACGAGGCATAGTGCGATTGACGAAGATCATTGCAGATAAAATTAAAGGAATCAAACGCCATTTGAGGTTCAATAGCAGGGGGCAATCGATCGGGACCCCAAACAGAGAGCTTCAATGTTATTTAGGAATGCAAGCCAAAAGTATGGTGCCAATTGACATTGACAATTGGCGCGAAGTTCCTAAATCTATATTGGACAGCTTATGGAAGGATGTCAAT CTAGCTTTCCACCTAGATGAGAATATGCGAAATAATATTATTGGCTCAGTGGGTAATAAGTGGAGGCAATTCAAATGTAATTTGAACAAGAAGTTTATAGTCCCTTACCTTAATGACCCATCTCTTTTGGAAGCAAAGCCTCGTGGTCTCGATAAACCTCCACCAAGCTATCATATAGAAGAAACACATTGGAAAGAATTTGTCAAGAGAAGGACATCCAAAGAGTTTCAAGAttttagaaaattacaacaagaaAGGCGTAATCATTTAAAATAG
- the LOC133784221 gene encoding uncharacterized protein LOC133784221, whose product MKILLGSVKYVEPGFMIDILMETNIMGEQYTLYISHEDIVHFGLMEEIGASCISFYISIIYSELCDREISHFFGFIEPSWSSRIGTNMDNRAEIISERINNTVMGQTWLMPYHFLRHWMLVIIDPDDHTCYYLDPLTKSPPNDLKNLMNK is encoded by the exons ATGAAGATACTTCTAGGTTCAGTTAAGTACGTAGAACCAGGATTCATGATTGACATTCTTATGGAGACCAATATTATGGGCGAACAATATACCTTATATATCTCACATGAGGATATAGTACACTTTGGACTTATGGAAGAAATCGGCGCATCTTGCATTTCATTCTATATCag TATAATATATTCCGAGTTGTGCGATAGAGAGATATCACACTTTTTTGGTTTCATTGAGCCATCGTGGTCATCGAGAATTGGGACAAATATGGATAATCGGGCTGAAATTATCTCAGAGCGTATCAATAACACAGTAATGGGTCAAACTTGGTTAATGCCATACCATTTCTT ACGTCACTGGATGTTAGTGATCATTGATCCAGATGACCATACATGTTACTATCTTGATCCACTTACAAAATCTCCTCCAAATGATTTGAAGAACCTTATGAACAAGTAA